The Desulfotignum phosphitoxidans DSM 13687 DNA segment TTAAGTTTTAAGTAGAAAACGCCGGGGGTAAACCGGCAGATCTTCCATAAAAACATACACCTTGACTGAAAAAGCAGAACCGGATAAAATTTCATCATGGCAGAAAAGGAAAATACCATAAAAGTGATTACCTTCCATGACAAGTTGATCCGGGAAATTTATGATGAAACTTCCTGAAAACACAATGATTGCCAGTGAGAAACTGACACACTATTTGCTGACATTACCGGGGTCTGACCCCGGTAAGTCTTTATTTGTATGTTTATTCGTTGCATGCTTCTTGGATTTGCTCACCATACACCCATCCATATAGTTTGTGGTTGGCGAGGGGAACAACTTTGTATTATAACAGTCTATGTTCCAAAGCCACCCAAATTTATCACTCCATGGAAGAGAGGTGAAAAATGATTAAGAAATGTGTTTTTTGTGGCGGCAATGACTATGAATCAAAAAAAACAGATTATTTGTATTCATACAAGGGTAATTATTTGCTTGTACCAAATACTCCTGTGGAAATTTGTAGTACTTGTGGGATGGTTTTCTACGAAGCTGCTGTTTTGAAGAAGATCGAGAAGCACTTCTTTGCAATTCAAAAAAAAGAGGAACAGCCTGACTCTTATATTCAATTGCCTCAAATGGCGTTTGGGGGGGTCTGACCCCGGAATTTCAGCACCGGAATAAGGGGGGGGTCAGGCCTGCGTTATTGTAGTTATTTTAAGTTTTAAGTTTTAAGTTGGCTGACTCCCGAGCTCTGGCCTCATTTGGGTTGCTAAAAGTTTTTGTTGGGGGTATCATTTTGTCATGGATTTATGAAATCCATCCACCAGAGATGATAGTATGGAAAAGATCAGCATAAAGGAGGCGAAAATGGAAGCTTCTGAAAATGTAATTAACATCAACTCGGTAATCGAGAGCGATCTGATAAAAATCATTGAACAAATAGAAAAAACAGGTCAGTCGATTCTGATTGTCCGTGGCAACAAACCAATTGTTAAAATTATTCCCCAGAAGAAAAACGATCCTCTTGAAACAGATCCGATGCTGGAAGGGGCTTGTTTTGTCGGCGATCCCACTGAGCCTCTCCCTGATTCCGACTGGCCGGAAGAATTAAGATGATAATCTGCATATATCCGTCGTTTCAGCCTGGGAAATATCGATGCTTTACAGGAGAAAAAGGCTTCATTTGCCAATTGAACCTGAACTGTATCTGGATCGCATGATAAAACAGCATGCATTAAATGAAGTTCCTTTGTCTCGCCATATTGCACAATTATCCGTTCGTTTGCCGGAAATTCACAACGATCCCGTGGGGGTCTGACCCTGGCAACTTATTGTTTTTACAGCTAATGA contains these protein-coding regions:
- a CDS encoding type II toxin-antitoxin system MqsA family antitoxin, whose product is MIKKCVFCGGNDYESKKTDYLYSYKGNYLLVPNTPVEICSTCGMVFYEAAVLKKIEKHFFAIQKKEEQPDSYIQLPQMAFGGV